A window of Miscanthus floridulus cultivar M001 chromosome 12, ASM1932011v1, whole genome shotgun sequence genomic DNA:
accctgtcgaaggcattgttgaggtcgcgtggctggacccttatgcgtcgtgcctcctcttctgcttcggctttgatttgtcggcgattaaactggtcaatattgcgtgcttcacgtgcaAGCCTTTCTTGTTCCGTTTCGCcgactgctggtggttcgtcattactgacaacattgatcaagtcccctcgccttggtgggaaagacgggaattgtgggaaccccggggtgtggtctgggatatccagatcgtattcaacgccttcatcgtcatgatgctggagctcggtgcggacagaggcattagatgtgatgccagacgaggagctggagccaccctcttggactgtgtggacggatccttcttgataatcctcaatccggaccatgttgacgaagttgcgtggcttcggccgaggtcgatgtataaaacaccgatccgagcagcgttgtatattgtacgcgtagttggaggcagtgtttcgcaggccgtagggctgggcctggtagttctccatcgaggctttgtactcagagagctagagactcatcgcggaggctggccgacgacgagcggagcgcccttcaggagtagatgtgaccgcgagatctgtaccgagtcgtgcaggacgactggcccgagctggtcgggtagatctgttgtgggttgcggttacctgctcattaggttgactttgaattgaacttaccagagctagggttttagcaagtttggtgccgacccgatcgatggagtcgagcaggtcggtgttgtcgatctgctttcctttgtagcgaggaagcggacgacgggttgtcggcgtggctaaagacgatgcgggcgtggtcggagtcagatccaccgtggtcggagccgtagccgatgcgggtgaagcagtggtcgacgcagattgaatccgcacctcctctgtggtcatggcgatgaagtcgtcggagtcggtggtccaggtgatctagccgacggtgaacgtaaggccattcggcgtagccatggagccggagatgatgactatcttgttcgcttggagagcagtacgcacaccccctacctggcgcgccactgtcgacgaaatatggtcgacagtctacctaggggtatgcccaagatagtagattatcgacagacagatgcgcaagcaacaaacaagatggtaacgCAAGACAGAGACaaagttttatccaggttcggccgccgtaaaggcgtaatacctacgtcctgcgtctgattgtattgctgtatgtcaatgagagatgttttttagaggggtcccctgcccgccttatatagtccgggggcagggttacagatctagaaactaatcctagccagttacaattgccataggtggccggataaggattcctattctaaccgaccagaatcttgcttgatctccaaatctgccttgactccttgcgcgggactccgaacaggttggccgagccgcgtgtcgtcttctagtggatcggaccccctgatccgggccggcccaagcctagccgtaagggtataggagttaatacccccacagagaccatagcaggatttcttaatgaccaggtcttaaaccccaccgacgagttctacaatgacatgaacgaaacatggaagccaaacccgatagagtgaatttgttatcccaagaatatgatagaatatacaatagtttcatactttagtttgtacaaaatgttcgaacattataagcgtgtagaatacgtatattattagcagcgtagaatgcgtattctaaaacctattcgaaaaccaaaacgaatcatcaattaaaaatagaaacaaaaaaaagaaaaaaaaagaaaacatttagtctcggttggtaattccaaccgggactaaagagccgGCCCACGTCGTCAGACCGGAAGGCCTCTTTAGCTGGACCTTTAGACCTAGACGAGAAAcctggacctttagtcccggacgaGAAACCAGGACCCCCGGATTCATGCTCCCGGTTAGAAAACCAGAATCTCAACCGAGAGTACACAGTAGCTCTCATGTGAAAGTGAAACACAACACATCAACGTGGTACGCAGGTACTTTGGAAACTGGTTTGATGTTTGACTTTCACCTTGCTTGTGGTCATAGTTTTCTCTCTGAATCGAGATCTGGATCTGCCTGGTGCCTGCCCTTGGGAAGCTGCTGGGGGCGATGCATGGGAGTGACCTTGTGCATATCGGTGCTACCGTACGTGTGTGCATTGGCTCTTGTTGTCCAGTCGATCCAGCCAAAGAGCGAAAAGCCAACCACCCCCACCCTCCCTCGCCCACGCGACGCGCTACTCTACTACACTGCCTGCCGACTGAGTCACAGACAGTCACTGGATTCTTCTCGTCCCCGACCAACCCCACCACCACGAGCGCCCGCCGCCGGCGAGACGGGGGAGCATGGCCGCGGCCTCTTCTTCCTTCACCGCCATCTTCTTCAGCAGCGCCTTCGCCGCCTGCTTCGCAGAGGTACCGTCCGCCCCTCCCCTCCGCATTCtttaatttctttctttctttctttcttttctttttctttccctatCCTCCCTCGCGGATCGCATCACATCGCATCCACCCATCTGGGAGTGGGAGGCGAAGTCGGAGGCAGCCAAATTGGGACGACTCCCTCCCCCCCTTAATATCACCCACCAGTGAGTAGTGACTAGTGCTTGTAGGTAGTACCTCTGCTTTGACCTTTATTTGAGCCTTTGATTGAGGCTAACTAAATTAAAACAGGAATTTGTTTGGCTTGCAAGTGGCGTGCGTGCTATCTGTCTTTTATTTTGCGACTTTTTAGAATTAATTAGTAGTTCGGGGCTACTTGCTGGGCCAACATAGATAGTACATGCCAATTGCAATTGCTTTCAAAGAAAATAGGAAGGAGGATGTTTATTTAATTCCAGCCAAAATGGATCTCACTGTCAACAATTTGGGTTTGGAGTCAGCTTTGATTTACCAATGAATATAATATAATCAGGTGTGCACCATTCCTTTGGACACAGCCAAAGTGCGGCTCCAGCTGCAAAGGAAGACGACGCTGCCGGCGGCACCCGCGGCTGCAGCCACAGCTGCTGCTGGTGGAGGAATGCTAGCCACGATCATGTGCATCGCCAGGGAGGAAGGGGTTGCTGCGCTCTGGAAGGGCGTCATCCCTGGCCTTCACCGCCAGTTCCTCTACGGTGGCCTCCGCATCGGCTTGTATGAGCCTGTCTGTGCCCCTCCACATTCTTTCGCTTGCCTCCTCCTCCAATTCAATGTGACTCCGTCTTCCTCATAACAACAAAGGCAATCTCCCTTCTCTTTACTTGCAGGTGAAGGCTTTCTTCGTAGGAGGTGCTGCTGTGGGTGATGTCAGTTTACTAAGCAAGATTCTTGCTGCGCTTACCACAGGTCGTTGGTACATTCTGCTCCCTCCACTTCAACTTAAAATAACTACACTTCTTTCAGATTGCAACACAGCAAACTTATCTCTTATCTGCCAGACTGCCACATACACTCTAAATGTGGATGCAGAATAAATCGTGGGAACCTTGCATCTATTTTTTGACCTATTCTTTAAATCATTCCTCTTGTTTACTATTCACATCCAAAACATGATTGGCTCTCTTGGTTCATGTCTGGCTTGTCCTATGCACAAGTTTTTTGTTTCTGTTTTTAGCATCGTAGTTAACAAATCATGTTGGTTCACTTTAAAGGGTCAGGCTCGGCAATGTGGACAACCATACATTATTAAATGATCTTTTTTTGGGTCTATTTTCAGGTGTCATAGCGATTGTTGTGGCAAATCCAACTGATCTTGTCAAAGTTAGGTTGCAAGCTGATGGAAAGGCTAACGCTGTCAAGAGGAGTTATTCTGGAGCCCTTAATGCATATGCTACAATAATCAGACAGGTTACTATAACAATCATGGGCAGTAAGTTTAGATGATTATTCCTTTTTTTCTCATGGTCCTTAAATCTTTCATACTTCCAGGAAGGTATTGGAGCTTTGTGGACTGGTCTTGGTCCAAATGTCGCACGCAATGCCATAATTAACGCTGCTGAGTTGGTTAGCTACGATCAGTTCAAACAGGTACCTGTTGACTCTCTTTTGTCTTGTGGTGGGCATTATATTTCATTATCATTGTTCATTCCTTTGTTCTGTTCATGCAGATGTTTCTAAAACTTCCTGGGTTTACTGATAACGTTTTTACCCATCTTTTAGCTGGACTTGGTGCTGGGTTTTTCGCTGTTTGCATTGGCTCTCCGGTGGATGTGGTATGCTCTGCAAATTCTGGATATGCACACTACCAAGTTCCCAGTTGCAATATTTGTTTAGCTCACTCTGAACCCGTCCTTGATTTTCACAAATTCGATTACCGTGACTTCTGTTTAGGTGAAATCAAGAATGATGGGTGATTCAACGTACAGAAGTACTCTTGATTGTTTTGCCAAGACACTAAAGATTGACGTATGAAATCCTTTCCCTGTTTTTTCTGAATTGCCTCTGTCCGTTGCTCTATTCTACCACAAATCTTTTTGCACTTGTTGCAAGA
This region includes:
- the LOC136496470 gene encoding mitochondrial uncoupling protein 1-like isoform X1: MHGSDLVHIGATVRVCIGSCCPVDPAKERKANHPHPPSPTRRATLLHCLPTESQTVTGFFSSPTNPTTTSARRRRDGGAWPRPLLPSPPSSSAAPSPPASQSQSAAPAAKEDDAAGGTRGCSHSCCWWRNASHDHVHRQGGRGCCALEGRHPWPSPPVPLRWPPHRLVKAFFVGGAAVGDVSLLSKILAALTTGVIAIVVANPTDLVKVRLQADGKANAVKRSYSGALNAYATIIRQEGIGALWTGLGPNVARNAIINAAELVSYDQFKQMFLKLPGFTDNVFTHLLAGLGAGFFAVCIGSPVDVVKSRMMGDSTYRSTLDCFAKTLKIDGPGAFYKGFIANFCRIGSWNVIMFLTLEQVRRFFL
- the LOC136496470 gene encoding mitochondrial uncoupling protein 1-like isoform X2, translating into MHGSDLVHIGATVRVCIGSCCPVDPAKERKANHPHPPSPTRRATLLHCLPTESQTVTGFFSSPTNPTTTSARRRRDGGAWPRPLLPSPPSSSAAPSPPASQSQSAAPAAKEDDAAGGTRGCSHSCCWWRNASHDHVHRQGGRGCCALEGRHPWPSPPVPLRWPPHRLVKAFFVGGAAVGDVSLLSKILAALTTGVIAIVVANPTDLVKVRLQADGKANAVKRSYSGALNAYATIIRQEGIGALWTGLGPNVARNAIINAAELVSYDQFKQMFLKLPGFTDNVFTHLLAGLGAGFFAVCIGSPVDVVKSRMMGDSTYRSTLDCFAKTLKIDLMVIFHRDLVLSTRDSLQTFVGLGHGM
- the LOC136496470 gene encoding mitochondrial uncoupling protein 1-like isoform X3, which translates into the protein MAAASSSFTAIFFSSAFAACFAEVCTIPLDTAKVRLQLQRKTTLPAAPAAAATAAAGGGMLATIMCIAREEGVAALWKGVIPGLHRQFLYGGLRIGLYEPVKAFFVGGAAVGDVSLLSKILAALTTGVIAIVVANPTDLVKVRLQADGKANAVKRSYSGALNAYATIIRQEGIGALWTGLGPNVARNAIINAAELVSYDQFKQMFLKLPGFTDNVFTHLLAGLGAGFFAVCIGSPVDVVKSRMMGDSTYRSTLDCFAKTLKIDGPGAFYKGFIANFCRIGSWNVIMFLTLEQVRRFFL
- the LOC136496470 gene encoding mitochondrial uncoupling protein 1-like isoform X4; its protein translation is MLATIMCIAREEGVAALWKGVIPGLHRQFLYGGLRIGLYEPVKAFFVGGAAVGDVSLLSKILAALTTGVIAIVVANPTDLVKVRLQADGKANAVKRSYSGALNAYATIIRQEGIGALWTGLGPNVARNAIINAAELVSYDQFKQMFLKLPGFTDNVFTHLLAGLGAGFFAVCIGSPVDVVKSRMMGDSTYRSTLDCFAKTLKIDGPGAFYKGFIANFCRIGSWNVIMFLTLEQVRRFFL